One Brassica napus cultivar Da-Ae chromosome A5, Da-Ae, whole genome shotgun sequence DNA window includes the following coding sequences:
- the LOC111215542 gene encoding succinate dehydrogenase subunit 8, mitochondrial, with protein MIYRKWSLLSGPPVILGGAVVAAIAVGIVLQNVTKGEQKKNVSPNK; from the exons atgatATACCGAAAGTGGAGTTTGCTTTCCGGTCCACCGGTTATCCTCGGCGGAGCTGTAGTTGCCGCGATCGCCGTCGGCATCGTCTTACAGAAC gTTACGAAAGGGGAGCAAAAGAAGAACGTTTCACCAAACAAATGA
- the LOC106413960 gene encoding probable WRKY transcription factor 46 produces the protein MVMEEKLVINELEQGRELAQRLMSNLKDTSSIESSKNLISEILSIYQNAISMLDDKKVLKRSREIDDKDSKNVIKKRQVFEKKTEKVSFFVGAGQEKGSIDDGYCWRKYGQKEIHGSINPRGYFRCTHRFTQNCLAVKQVQKSDRDPSIFEVKYVGSHTCNNTTTSPKTPNFSISMFQQEDIKPTKTEEAMMSLEDLESTKNIFRTFSFSNYEIENAGGGWKGNLFHEDQLSPAATTSGSGITSEVATAPASVENSETADSYFSSLDNIIDFGPDWLLSCDVLNW, from the exons ATGGTGATGGAAGAGAAACTCGTGATCAACGAACTGGAACAAGGGAGAGAGCTTGCCCAACGTTTGATGAGCAATCTCAAAGACACTTCCTCAATCGAATCCAGCAAGAACTTGATCTCTGAGATCCTCAGTATCTACCAGAATGCTATTTCCATGTTAGACGACAAGAAGGTCCTTAAACGTAGCCGTGAGATCGATGACAAAGATTCTAAGAACGTGATAAAAAAGAG GCAAGTGTTTGAGAAGAAGACAGAGAAAGTTAGTTTCTTTGTCGGAGCAGGACAAGAAAAGGGTTCCATTGATGATGGTTATTGCTGGAGAAAGTACGGTCAAAAAGAGATTCATGGATCCATTAATCCAAG AGGATATTTCAGATGCACGCATCGATTCACACAGAACTGTTTAGCAGTGAAGCAAGTCCAAAAATCAGACAGAGATCCTTCCATTTTCGAAGTGAAGTATGTCGGGAGCCACACTTGTAACAACACTACTACGTCCCCAAAGACACCGAACTTCTCTATTTCGATGTTCCAACAAGAAGACATCAAACCGACGAAAACAGAGGAAGCGATGATGAGTCTTGAAGATCTCGAGAGCACTAAGAACATTTTCAGAACGTTTTCTTTCTCCAACTACGAGATTGAGAATGCTGGTGGTGGTTGGAAAGGCAACCTCTTCCATGAGGATCAGCTGTCTCCTGCTGCGACTACGTCAGGGTCTGGAATCACCAGCGAGGTTGCAACAGCTCCTGCTTCCGTTGAGAACTCGGAGACTGCAGATTCGTATTTCTCGTCTTTGGACAATATTATCGACTTTGGACCGGATTGGTTGCTGTCGTGTGACGTTTTGAATTGGTGA